The Candidatus Zixiibacteriota bacterium genome segment GAGTCGGGATACAGTGCGGCGAGGACCGACGCCTTCCCCGGATTGCCGATCGGCCCCGGCGGCAGGCCGGTGTGACGGTAGGTGTTGTACGGCGAGTCGATCTCCAGATCGCGCGTGAGCAGCGTCTGCCCCGGTGCCAGGCCGCCCATCGCGTAGATAACGGTGGGATCGCATTGCAACAGCATCCCGCGTCGGAGCCGATTGTGAAACACGGCCGCGATCCGCGCGCGCTCCGGGTGAGAGGCGGTCTCCGCTTCGACCATCGATGCCAGTGTCAGGATGTCATGGCGTGTCATGCCCAGTACGTTCATCTGAACAAGTACAGAGTCGGCGAATATAGCCGACATGTGATCGATCATTGTCGCCAGTACGGTCGTCGGTTCAACTCCCCACGCAAACGAATATGTCTCGGGCAGCACATACCCTTCGAGTGACGTGGTCGGGATGTTTAAGCGATGCAGGAGATCGGGGTCATCAGCAAGTGTGAGAAACACTTTCGATTCAAACTCCATCTTCACCGACAAGTGCTCCGCAATCTGCGCGAGCGTCCATCCCTCCGGTATCGTGACGGTGACGATCTCGGAGCGACCTGCGGCCAGATCATTGAGAATCGAGTTGATCGATGCCGATTCGGAAAACTTGTAGCGGCCCGGCTTGAGCCGACGGTCCAAACCGCGGAGGCGGGCCATCGCCACAAACGCGAGGCGCGACCTGAGGATTCCGACGGAATCCAACTGCAGCGCAATCTGCCGCGCTCCGGCGCCGACAGCCACATCGATGACGATCGACTCATGCAGATCGATTGGCCGGGTTGCCCAAAACGTAAATGCGCCGACGGCAACGCAGAGCAAGACAACGGTCGCGGCAACGAAGCGCCACAATAATGGGATGTGCCAGTGGATCATCGCTCACTCCAACCCGGCGCGTTTGCGGGCGGCGCGTAAAGTCAAGCGGTCGGCGAGACGGATCACCAACGAAGGAAGAAACAGGACGACCACGAGCGCGACCGCAACTATTGCACGCAGCCAGTCGCCGATCCGTTCTTTAAGTGTCATCCTCATCAAACTCATCGTCGAGCTCACCGTGGGATGGCGCC includes the following:
- the mltG gene encoding endolytic transglycosylase MltG, whose protein sequence is MIHWHIPLLWRFVAATVVLLCVAVGAFTFWATRPIDLHESIVIDVAVGAGARQIALQLDSVGILRSRLAFVAMARLRGLDRRLKPGRYKFSESASINSILNDLAAGRSEIVTVTIPEGWTLAQIAEHLSVKMEFESKVFLTLADDPDLLHRLNIPTTSLEGYVLPETYSFAWGVEPTTVLATMIDHMSAIFADSVLVQMNVLGMTRHDILTLASMVEAETASHPERARIAAVFHNRLRRGMLLQCDPTVIYAMGGLAPGQTLLTRDLEIDSPYNTYRHTGLPPGPIGNPGKASVLAALYPDSTDELYFVADGGGGHVFSRTLDEHNTSRARIKREQRRPAGTDD